From one Caldithrix abyssi DSM 13497 genomic stretch:
- a CDS encoding DNA glycosylase has product MNRSISIIIKNILKWYTHNSRNFPWRDTKDPYKIMIAEFMLHRTRAEQVVPVYLDFIKKYPDIYSLADAKPEEVKTVTNHLGLHWRSKHFIEAAKYLINNSGGKFPEEYNALRQIPGVGEYIAGAILTVSFNKPAAVVDSNIARFINRFWNLNLNGEIRRKRKIKEIADDLFHNPEPGKLLFALVDFTTAICKPGQPLCNECPLKVKCLYYLEKTNEK; this is encoded by the coding sequence TTGAATAGGAGCATATCAATAATTATTAAAAATATTCTAAAATGGTATACGCATAACAGTCGTAATTTCCCCTGGCGGGATACAAAAGATCCCTACAAAATAATGATTGCTGAATTTATGCTGCATAGAACCAGAGCCGAACAGGTGGTTCCGGTATATCTTGATTTTATAAAAAAATATCCTGATATATATTCGCTTGCTGATGCAAAACCGGAGGAAGTAAAAACAGTTACGAATCACCTTGGACTACACTGGAGAAGCAAGCATTTTATTGAAGCAGCAAAATATTTAATTAACAATTCAGGTGGAAAGTTTCCGGAAGAATACAATGCATTACGTCAAATTCCCGGTGTTGGAGAGTATATCGCCGGGGCAATATTAACGGTATCCTTCAATAAGCCCGCTGCTGTTGTGGATAGCAATATTGCTCGTTTTATCAACAGATTCTGGAACTTAAACCTTAACGGGGAAATTCGGAGAAAAAGAAAGATTAAAGAGATTGCGGATGATTTGTTTCATAATCCAGAACCCGGTAAATTACTTTTTGCTCTTGTTGATTTCACCACTGCTATTTGTAAACCGGGACAACCATTGTGTAATGAGTGCCCTTTAAAAGTGAAATGCCTGTATTATCTGGAAAAAACAAATGAGAAATAG
- a CDS encoding site-specific DNA-methyltransferase: MAKIEIKKTELVWKGKYDEAGRLKPVEKPGPYPFQIVEVVNQPRVEKGAGHTQLSIFDYYKGDEGESFEEGWRNKLIWGDNKMVMSSLLENFAGKIDLIYIDPPFATGADFTVDIPVGESGETLHKEHSIIEEKAYRDTWGRGLDSFLQMMYERLVLMKELLSEDGSIYVHLDWRVNSYIRIMLDEILGVDNFKNEIIWQKIKAVKAQSSSYGNVIDSILFYSKSEKTIFNQIRKEHKEEYLKQMYRYVDENGRRYRLHDFTQKGSGPPRYFGNKGLIAPPEGKHWIWSQEKIDEGLKKNLIVFSKTGMPQVKRFLDEVEGEALSNLWNDINPIGSVSHERIDYPTQKPEALLERIIRASSNEGDLVADFFCGSGTTCAVAEKLGRRWIGVDLSRYAIHTTRKRLLEIEHSKSLEDPKKKYGKKARPFEILNLGKYERQFWQVKAFGKKDEKEALYEYLAFILKLYEAEPISGSSHIHGKKGNALVYIGAVDAPVTIQEVIDALKDTRELGMKELHVLGWEWEMGLNDAIQEVAKDMGIRLKLRIIPMDVTDPRAVQKGDIRFFELAYFKADIQTSSRTIKVKLQDFVIPHTDLIPREVQDSIRKWSDWIDYWAIDFDFRNDTFNNGWTSYRTKKNRQLVLQAEHKYEKPGKYKIFIKIIDIFGIDTSQIYEIEVK; this comes from the coding sequence ATGGCAAAAATCGAAATCAAAAAAACCGAACTGGTGTGGAAAGGCAAATACGATGAAGCCGGCCGGTTGAAACCGGTGGAGAAACCGGGCCCCTACCCGTTTCAGATTGTGGAGGTGGTGAACCAGCCGCGCGTGGAAAAGGGAGCCGGCCATACACAGTTAAGCATTTTTGATTACTACAAAGGCGACGAAGGCGAGTCTTTTGAAGAAGGCTGGCGCAACAAATTGATCTGGGGCGACAACAAGATGGTGATGAGCAGCCTGTTAGAGAACTTTGCTGGTAAGATTGACCTGATTTACATTGACCCGCCCTTTGCCACCGGCGCCGATTTTACCGTGGACATTCCCGTGGGCGAAAGCGGCGAAACCCTGCACAAAGAACACTCCATTATCGAAGAAAAAGCCTACCGCGATACCTGGGGCCGGGGGCTGGATAGTTTTCTGCAGATGATGTATGAGAGATTGGTTTTGATGAAAGAATTATTATCCGAAGATGGTTCAATATATGTTCATTTAGATTGGAGAGTAAATAGTTACATTAGAATTATGTTAGATGAAATTCTTGGCGTAGATAATTTTAAAAATGAGATAATATGGCAAAAAATAAAGGCAGTAAAAGCACAATCAAGCAGTTATGGCAATGTAATTGATTCAATATTGTTCTATTCCAAAAGTGAAAAAACTATTTTTAATCAAATTAGAAAAGAACATAAAGAAGAATATTTAAAACAAATGTATAGATATGTAGACGAAAATGGAAGAAGATATCGATTGCATGATTTTACTCAAAAAGGATCAGGTCCTCCTAGATATTTTGGAAATAAAGGTTTGATAGCTCCCCCTGAAGGAAAACATTGGATATGGTCTCAAGAAAAAATTGATGAAGGTTTAAAGAAGAACTTAATAGTTTTTTCCAAAACCGGGATGCCACAGGTAAAAAGATTTTTAGACGAAGTTGAAGGAGAGGCATTAAGCAATTTATGGAATGATATAAACCCAATAGGTTCTGTTTCACATGAAAGGATTGATTATCCCACCCAAAAACCAGAAGCCCTGCTGGAACGAATCATCCGTGCCAGCAGCAATGAAGGCGATTTAGTCGCCGACTTTTTCTGCGGCAGCGGTACCACCTGTGCGGTGGCGGAAAAGTTGGGCCGCCGCTGGATCGGCGTGGATTTAAGCCGCTACGCCATTCACACCACCCGCAAACGGCTGCTGGAAATCGAGCACAGCAAAAGCCTGGAAGATCCCAAAAAGAAATACGGCAAAAAGGCCCGCCCCTTTGAAATCCTGAACCTGGGCAAATACGAGCGCCAGTTCTGGCAGGTAAAAGCCTTCGGCAAGAAGGACGAAAAGGAAGCCCTGTATGAATACCTGGCCTTCATCCTGAAACTCTACGAGGCAGAGCCCATCAGCGGTTCCAGTCACATCCACGGCAAAAAAGGCAACGCCCTGGTGTACATCGGCGCGGTGGATGCCCCCGTCACCATTCAGGAGGTGATCGATGCCCTGAAGGACACCAGAGAACTGGGCATGAAGGAACTGCACGTGCTGGGCTGGGAATGGGAAATGGGCCTGAATGACGCCATTCAGGAAGTGGCAAAGGACATGGGCATCCGGCTCAAACTGCGCATCATCCCCATGGATGTTACCGATCCCCGGGCGGTGCAGAAGGGCGATATTCGCTTCTTTGAACTGGCCTATTTCAAAGCCGATATTCAAACCAGCAGTAGAACCATTAAGGTGAAACTGCAGGATTTTGTCATTCCCCATACGGATCTCATTCCCCGCGAGGTGCAGGATTCCATACGGAAATGGAGCGACTGGATCGACTACTGGGCCATCGACTTTGACTTCCGCAACGACACCTTCAACAATGGCTGGACCTCCTACCGCACCAAAAAGAACCGGCAACTGGTGCTTCAGGCGGAGCACAAATATGAAAAGCCGGGCAAATATAAAATCTTCATCAAGATCATCGATATTTTCGGTATCGATACATCGCAAATTTACGAAATTGAGGTGAAGTAG
- a CDS encoding DEAD/DEAH box helicase produces the protein MPKTWVQYNKELPYLEDRQPWEIPTCYMRKSGPNAYEVVEGRRPSRMFLVNKLRKAVDQWRAEGYPGATPTSRELLTYWFEQSHPPVFGNEPFHFYFCQREAIETLIYLYEVRQFTDLAEVIDKFHEEYRGTLFSGEYEISEAMDGKRTLKRYFPELQQEGEQELPEKDLLRYAIKIATGSGKTMVMALVVVWSYFNRLREGSRRHADNFLIVAPNVIVYERLAKDFADGKIFHEFPFIPPAWKSRWKLNIKLRGDESPLAPGGNLVVNNIHQLYESRQKTWEPKNIIQAILGQDVPKDPARPPQTLLERLKELDNLLVMNDEAHHVHDDELKWNESLLSLHNSIPGGLKMWLDFSATPKTPNNTYYPWIIVDYPLAQAVEDRIVKVPLIVHTVNKSDPEKITGDNVVQKYGAWITAALKRWKEHFDAYQGIGKKPILFLMAEKNAYADRIAEAIARRGKKYGIEKDEILVIHTDSTGEIRKSDLKKLRDTARDVDSPDNKIKVIVSVLMLREGWDVQNVTIVLGLRAFDSPILPEQAIGRGLRLMRDVSPDRTQTLEVIGNNRFEKIVKELETEGVGVNTTKTPPPLPVTIAPEKKRLQYDISIPQTDFSYVRVYRDIEAVDVSGLPSIFTSDKLSEDQITLLKMEVMNLGVEVHQVEIESEYIELGRELVSYITNQIMKRAGLTDCFHVLYPKVTEYILTRCFEATLTDIENEELRRKLKELSIQEAIIDLLAREIGKATVHQKPITIKGKPIKLSETPRFLWRRKHIRCKKTVFNFVACYNDFEAEFAEFLDRADDVEAFAALTNILRIDYLSVSGAIRHYLPDFVAVQNVDGKKTFWIIETKGREYPDLENKNRTIKRWCEAVSKQTVGEWKYLLVRQTHFNEIKGKLQSIYQLIAYISDNRSAQLKII, from the coding sequence ATGCCGAAAACCTGGGTGCAATACAATAAAGAACTGCCTTATTTAGAGGATCGCCAGCCCTGGGAGATTCCCACCTGTTACATGCGCAAAAGCGGGCCCAATGCATACGAGGTGGTGGAAGGACGCCGCCCCAGCCGCATGTTTCTGGTCAACAAACTGCGCAAAGCAGTGGACCAGTGGCGGGCAGAGGGCTATCCGGGCGCCACGCCCACCAGCCGGGAACTGCTGACCTACTGGTTTGAGCAGAGCCACCCGCCGGTATTCGGCAACGAGCCCTTTCACTTCTACTTCTGCCAGCGGGAAGCCATCGAGACCCTGATCTACCTGTATGAAGTCCGGCAGTTTACCGATCTGGCGGAGGTGATCGATAAATTCCACGAGGAATATCGGGGCACGCTGTTTTCCGGTGAATACGAAATTTCCGAAGCGATGGACGGCAAGCGCACCCTGAAGCGCTACTTTCCGGAACTGCAGCAGGAGGGCGAGCAGGAACTACCGGAGAAGGATTTGTTGCGCTATGCCATCAAAATAGCCACGGGATCGGGCAAGACCATGGTGATGGCGCTGGTGGTGGTGTGGAGTTACTTCAACCGCCTGAGAGAGGGCAGCCGCCGCCATGCGGATAACTTCCTGATCGTGGCACCCAACGTGATCGTCTATGAACGGCTGGCCAAGGATTTTGCCGATGGAAAGATCTTCCACGAGTTTCCCTTCATTCCCCCGGCCTGGAAATCCCGCTGGAAATTGAACATCAAACTGCGGGGGGATGAATCACCGCTGGCGCCCGGAGGAAATCTGGTAGTCAACAACATCCATCAATTGTATGAATCCCGCCAGAAAACCTGGGAACCTAAGAACATCATCCAGGCCATTCTGGGGCAGGATGTGCCGAAAGATCCGGCCAGACCACCGCAGACGTTGCTGGAAAGACTGAAGGAACTGGATAACCTGCTGGTGATGAACGACGAAGCTCACCACGTGCACGATGACGAGCTAAAATGGAACGAGTCGCTGCTGTCGTTGCATAACAGCATTCCCGGCGGCTTAAAGATGTGGCTGGATTTTTCCGCCACGCCCAAAACGCCCAACAACACCTACTATCCCTGGATCATTGTGGATTATCCGCTGGCGCAGGCTGTGGAAGACCGGATCGTCAAGGTGCCGCTCATTGTTCACACGGTAAATAAGAGCGACCCGGAGAAGATCACCGGTGACAATGTGGTGCAGAAATACGGTGCCTGGATTACCGCAGCGCTCAAGCGCTGGAAAGAACATTTTGACGCCTATCAGGGAATCGGCAAGAAACCGATTCTGTTTCTCATGGCAGAAAAGAACGCCTATGCCGATCGCATTGCGGAAGCGATTGCCAGGCGGGGTAAAAAATATGGCATCGAGAAAGATGAAATCCTGGTGATTCATACTGATTCGACCGGCGAAATCCGCAAGAGCGATCTGAAGAAATTAAGAGATACGGCACGCGATGTGGACAGCCCGGATAACAAAATAAAGGTGATAGTCAGCGTGCTGATGTTGCGGGAGGGCTGGGATGTGCAGAACGTGACCATCGTTCTGGGACTGCGCGCCTTTGATTCACCAATTCTGCCGGAACAGGCCATCGGGCGCGGTCTCCGTCTGATGCGGGATGTGAGTCCGGATCGGACACAAACGCTGGAGGTGATCGGGAATAACCGCTTTGAGAAGATCGTGAAGGAACTGGAAACAGAAGGTGTGGGCGTCAATACCACAAAGACGCCGCCGCCCCTGCCGGTAACCATCGCGCCGGAAAAGAAACGCCTGCAATATGACATTTCCATTCCGCAGACGGATTTCTCTTATGTTCGCGTGTATCGGGATATTGAGGCGGTGGATGTTTCCGGGCTGCCATCCATTTTTACATCGGATAAATTAAGTGAAGATCAAATAACGCTGTTAAAGATGGAAGTGATGAATCTGGGCGTGGAGGTTCATCAGGTAGAAATTGAATCTGAGTATATAGAACTGGGCCGGGAACTGGTTTCTTATATTACCAATCAAATTATGAAACGGGCTGGATTAACCGATTGTTTTCATGTGCTGTATCCTAAGGTTACCGAATACATTTTAACGCGCTGCTTTGAAGCCACGCTTACGGACATTGAAAATGAAGAGTTGCGAAGGAAATTAAAAGAATTAAGCATTCAGGAGGCAATCATCGATCTGCTGGCGCGTGAAATCGGCAAAGCCACTGTGCACCAGAAACCCATTACCATTAAAGGTAAGCCGATAAAATTATCCGAAACGCCCAGATTCCTGTGGCGGCGGAAACATATTCGTTGTAAAAAAACAGTATTCAATTTCGTTGCCTGTTACAATGATTTTGAGGCAGAGTTTGCCGAATTCCTGGACCGTGCCGATGATGTGGAAGCCTTTGCTGCTCTGACTAACATTTTACGGATCGATTATCTTTCCGTTTCGGGAGCTATCCGGCACTATTTGCCTGATTTTGTCGCAGTGCAGAATGTGGATGGGAAAAAAACCTTCTGGATAATTGAGACTAAGGGGCGGGAATATCCGGATCTGGAGAATAAGAATAGAACTATAAAACGCTGGTGTGAGGCAGTAAGTAAGCAGACAGTGGGTGAGTGGAAGTATTTGCTTGTTAGACAAACTCACTTTAATGAAATAAAGGGTAAATTGCAATCAATTTATCAATTGATTGCATATATTTCAGATAATCGCTCTGCTCAGTTAAAAATAATATAA
- a CDS encoding MarR family winged helix-turn-helix transcriptional regulator, whose translation MSKAKDFDSIARLIFTLRQKCALKDVYFVKKMGISQAEFNCLAQFYDTDSLSVKELNERLDLTPGGVTRVITLLEKKGLIKRRISLDDRRSINVYLTKKGREMVQKLQKGASDLHAEIFAQLDDASREKLVWSIEKLMNIIDDWLEKNKEAEQ comes from the coding sequence TTGAGCAAAGCAAAAGATTTTGACAGCATTGCCCGATTAATCTTTACGCTCCGCCAGAAGTGCGCTTTAAAAGACGTGTACTTCGTGAAAAAAATGGGCATCTCGCAGGCCGAATTTAATTGCCTGGCCCAGTTTTATGATACCGACAGCCTGAGCGTAAAAGAATTGAATGAACGGTTAGACCTTACGCCCGGCGGCGTTACGCGCGTGATTACTCTGCTGGAAAAAAAAGGTTTGATCAAACGACGCATTTCTTTGGACGATCGGCGCAGCATTAATGTCTATTTGACCAAAAAAGGGCGCGAAATGGTGCAAAAATTGCAAAAGGGCGCCAGCGATCTACACGCCGAAATCTTTGCGCAGCTGGATGACGCCTCTCGCGAAAAGCTGGTGTGGTCCATCGAAAAATTGATGAATATTATTGATGATTGGTTGGAGAAAAACAAAGAAGCGGAACAATAA
- a CDS encoding Na+/H+ antiporter subunit E, with product MNEVKTNPAVKLVSAVLLAAVLLLFYILWSHSRNMSDWAIIFIFAFLVSLVFTKPNKFPALTLKKIVYSVAYIFYLFISIVKSNFDVARRVVKPQIPINPGIVRVKTRLKSPIGRMILANSITLTPGTLTVDVKDDYYYIHWIDVTDVDETAATEKIVSGFEKYLEVIFG from the coding sequence ATGAATGAAGTCAAAACAAATCCCGCGGTCAAATTGGTTTCCGCCGTTTTATTGGCGGCGGTGTTGCTGCTGTTTTATATTCTGTGGAGCCATTCTCGCAACATGAGCGACTGGGCGATCATCTTTATCTTTGCTTTTCTGGTATCGCTCGTTTTTACAAAGCCTAACAAGTTTCCCGCGCTGACGCTCAAAAAAATCGTTTACTCTGTTGCTTACATCTTTTACCTGTTTATTTCCATTGTAAAATCCAATTTTGATGTAGCGCGTCGTGTGGTTAAGCCGCAAATCCCGATTAATCCGGGAATCGTGCGCGTTAAAACCAGATTAAAATCGCCCATCGGACGGATGATTCTGGCCAATTCCATTACCTTGACGCCCGGCACTCTGACCGTGGATGTGAAAGACGATTACTATTACATCCACTGGATCGATGTGACCGACGTTGACGAGACGGCCGCCACGGAAAAAATCGTTTCGGGATTTGAAAAATATCTGGAGGTGATCTTTGGCTGA
- a CDS encoding monovalent cation/H+ antiporter complex subunit F: MAETIMHIATVIAMLAVLVAGARFVLGPSAADRTVALDTLTIISTSLIVFIALYSGRTIYLDVALVYGILSFIGVIAVARYLEGGL, encoded by the coding sequence TTGGCTGAAACAATCATGCATATTGCAACGGTAATCGCCATGCTTGCCGTGCTGGTGGCAGGCGCCCGTTTTGTGCTGGGGCCTTCGGCAGCGGACAGGACGGTGGCGCTGGACACGCTGACCATTATTTCAACGTCGCTGATCGTTTTTATCGCGCTTTACAGCGGGCGAACGATCTACCTGGATGTGGCGCTGGTTTACGGCATTCTCAGTTTTATCGGCGTTATTGCCGTGGCCCGCTATCTGGAAGGAGGGCTGTAA
- the mnhG gene encoding monovalent cation/H(+) antiporter subunit G: MEAIRLIGALIALVGSLFLFLGALGILRMPDLYNRMQAGTKSTTLGSILTLLGIGIYHLPWFWQTFILVAFLVTTNPLSSHALARAAHFRGIPLTRKTVEDRLSKDEKKEKHSTTPEAELL, encoded by the coding sequence ATGGAAGCGATTCGTTTAATCGGAGCTCTCATTGCTCTGGTGGGCTCGCTGTTTTTGTTCCTGGGCGCTCTGGGCATATTAAGGATGCCCGACCTGTACAACCGGATGCAGGCCGGCACCAAATCGACCACCCTGGGCAGCATTTTAACCCTGCTGGGCATCGGGATTTATCACCTGCCCTGGTTCTGGCAAACCTTTATTCTGGTCGCCTTTCTGGTTACCACCAATCCGCTCTCTTCCCATGCGCTGGCGCGGGCAGCTCATTTTAGAGGCATTCCCTTAACCAGAAAGACCGTTGAAGACAGGCTTTCGAAAGATGAAAAGAAAGAAAAACATTCCACAACTCCGGAGGCGGAATTACTATGA
- a CDS encoding hydrogenase subunit MbhD domain-containing protein encodes MTLIVILLGIGMVVAALAAVYFNNLIAAVVAGGIVSLFASVLYLILAAPDVAMTEAAIGAGLSTAIFIYAVKKTREQEVEHD; translated from the coding sequence ATGACATTGATCGTTATTTTGCTTGGCATCGGGATGGTGGTCGCCGCTCTGGCCGCCGTCTATTTTAATAACCTGATTGCGGCTGTGGTTGCCGGCGGGATTGTTAGTTTGTTCGCCAGCGTGCTGTATTTGATTTTAGCCGCTCCGGACGTGGCCATGACCGAAGCTGCCATCGGCGCCGGATTGTCCACCGCTATCTTCATTTATGCCGTCAAAAAAACGCGCGAACAGGAGGTAGAGCATGATTAA
- a CDS encoding Na(+)/H(+) antiporter subunit B, whose product MIKRVISFMVLLGFAFIFGKMLINWLPMSELNGVARAYVEREPQELGAVNVVTAIVVTYRGLDTLGEVSVLFLAATGVALLLRRRKNSTQNKENKRPASEFLKTGSSLLMPFIVMFGVYIFINGHLSPGGGFQGGAVIASAMLLMLLTFPDYRLNHTVLGWVESASGVSYVLVGVLGLLLAGGFLDNRILPLGTYGAILSAGAIPLIYVFIGLKVGAELAGVLENLKQEQ is encoded by the coding sequence ATGATTAAACGCGTCATCTCTTTTATGGTGCTGTTAGGCTTCGCTTTTATTTTCGGAAAGATGTTAATTAACTGGCTGCCGATGAGCGAGTTGAACGGCGTGGCCAGGGCTTATGTGGAACGCGAACCGCAGGAACTGGGAGCGGTTAATGTGGTCACGGCCATTGTGGTTACCTATCGTGGATTGGATACCCTGGGCGAGGTGAGCGTGTTGTTTTTGGCGGCAACGGGCGTGGCCCTTTTACTGCGCCGCCGAAAAAATTCGACACAAAACAAAGAAAACAAACGGCCGGCCAGCGAATTTCTGAAAACCGGCTCTTCTTTGCTCATGCCCTTTATTGTAATGTTTGGCGTTTACATCTTTATCAATGGCCATCTTTCGCCGGGAGGCGGATTCCAGGGCGGGGCCGTGATCGCCTCGGCCATGCTGCTAATGCTTTTAACCTTTCCCGACTACCGCCTCAACCACACGGTGCTGGGCTGGGTGGAATCGGCTTCCGGCGTGAGCTATGTGCTGGTGGGCGTATTGGGGTTGCTGTTGGCCGGCGGTTTTCTGGATAACCGTATCCTGCCATTGGGAACCTACGGCGCCATTTTGAGCGCCGGCGCCATCCCATTGATTTATGTCTTTATCGGTTTAAAAGTCGGCGCTGAACTGGCGGGCGTGCTGGAAAATTTAAAACAAGAACAATAA
- a CDS encoding sodium:proton antiporter produces MTIVLGIGFLLMLIGFWGLLTRRNMIKMVLSIAIAESGLQLAMIAIGYINGRTAPILNSETLKLHGALKVVDPVPQALVLTAIVIGVAVNALMLTFVIRLYQQKKSLDISDYRDMKW; encoded by the coding sequence ATGACAATTGTACTGGGAATTGGATTTTTATTGATGTTGATCGGCTTCTGGGGCCTGTTAACGCGCCGGAACATGATCAAAATGGTATTAAGCATTGCCATTGCCGAAAGCGGTTTGCAACTGGCGATGATTGCCATCGGCTACATTAATGGTCGTACCGCGCCCATCTTAAATTCCGAAACGCTTAAATTACATGGCGCGCTAAAAGTGGTTGATCCGGTTCCGCAGGCGCTGGTTCTAACGGCCATTGTGATCGGCGTGGCGGTGAATGCTTTGATGCTTACTTTTGTGATTCGTCTTTATCAACAGAAAAAATCATTGGACATTAGCGACTACAGGGATATGAAATGGTAG